In Anaerococcus prevotii DSM 20548, the genomic window GGACAATCGATAGGACTATAAAAGAAATCGAAGAAACACACGAAGACTCTAAGGCTCTTATCCTTGTTGAAAGTCCAGAAGATGCTTATAAACTTGTTGAAGCTGGTCTTAATATAAATTCAGTAAACCTCGGCAATATGAGAGAGCTTCCTGACAAAGATAAGATAAACGAAAATATCTATGTTGGAGATAAAGACAGAGAATATTTCAAGAAACTTCACGACAAAAACATTAGTATAGATATCAGAACCCTACATTCAGATAAGGCTCTTGACGAAAGCGTCTTATTCTAGAGATTAAAGCATGTTGGAAGAATTACGATTATCTTAAGTTATAGATTTATAGCTTAGGAATCATTCGTAGTCCCAACATGCTTTTTGCTTGCTTACTTTACAAATATTTGATGATTTTATTATAAATCGGTATTTATTTCCTCATTTGGGTAAAAACTTACTAAGTATAGAAAGGGAGGATTTAATGAAAGTTGTTATAGTTGGAGCTGTCGCCGCTGGAGCGACCTTTGCGGCAAGTCTAAGAAGGCTTAACGAGGATGTCGAGATAGTAATGTTTGAGAAGGATAGGGATTTATCCTTTGGTAATTGTGAAATCCCCTACTATCTTTCCCATGATATAGAAAATTCTTCATCCCTTGTAAATAGGACTCCTGAGTCTTTCGCTAGGGGTTATAATATTAGGGCAGAAAGGTTTCACCAAGTAATCTCTATAAATAGAGAGGAAAAATACGTAGATGTATTAGATAAGCTAAATAATAAGAAGTTTAAGGAAACTTATGATTATCTAATCCTTGCTCCTGGAACTAAGGAAAATCGACCATCATCTATCACAGGATACGAGTACGACC contains:
- a CDS encoding PTS system mannose/fructose/N-acetylgalactosamine-transporter subunit IIB, which encodes MAEIEFTRIDDRLLHGQVGREWVKSEDCDLIVVANDETSEDRQAQKLMNIATPLFAETVFWTIDRTIKEIEETHEDSKALILVESPEDAYKLVEAGLNINSVNLGNMRELPDKDKINENIYVGDKDREYFKKLHDKNISIDIRTLHSDKALDESVLF